A genomic region of Gemmatimonadota bacterium contains the following coding sequences:
- a CDS encoding CDP-alcohol phosphatidyltransferase family protein has translation MLSSKVKTWYVNMLGPFVRTSVRFGIHPNALTMLGFGITLVSACLFGLGAFRWAGLVMFIGGSCDVLDGHLARETGTRSTFGALLDSTLDRYAEIAVFIGIIAFYLFSAGDSDLSAWWVLASVMAISGSLMVSYVRARAEGLGQECTVGLMQRPERIICLGLGAMLGETYLPVALVLIAVVSNFTAITRLFHIRRKSKG, from the coding sequence CCGTGCGGTTCGGGATTCATCCCAACGCGTTGACGATGCTCGGCTTCGGGATCACCCTGGTCTCGGCCTGTCTCTTCGGACTAGGCGCTTTCAGGTGGGCGGGGCTGGTCATGTTCATCGGCGGCAGTTGCGATGTGCTTGACGGGCACCTTGCCCGGGAAACGGGGACCCGAAGCACCTTCGGGGCGCTCCTCGATTCCACGCTGGACCGCTATGCCGAGATTGCCGTATTCATCGGCATCATCGCCTTCTACCTTTTCAGCGCGGGCGACAGCGATCTGAGCGCCTGGTGGGTGCTGGCGTCCGTGATGGCCATCAGCGGCTCCCTTATGGTCAGTTACGTACGGGCCCGGGCGGAGGGGCTCGGGCAGGAGTGTACCGTCGGGCTCATGCAGCGGCCGGAACGGATCATCTGTCTCGGACTGGGTGCGATGCTCGGGGAGACGTACCTTCCCGTCGCCCTGGTTCTGATCGCCGTGGTGTCGAATTTCACGGCCATTACCCGTCTGTTCCACATCCGCAGGAAATCCAAAGGGTGA